A single region of the Ficedula albicollis isolate OC2 chromosome 11, FicAlb1.5, whole genome shotgun sequence genome encodes:
- the COG4 gene encoding conserved oligomeric Golgi complex subunit 4 — protein sequence MAAATTPGAKAPPGESGGPAASALSMERIQSLTDLADLEAAYSRLCEEEKVVQEELDALLEQQSTIENKMVALHRMGPNLQLIEGDAQQLAGMITFTCNLAENVSSKVRQLDLAKNRLYQAIQRADDILDLKFCMDGVQAALRNEDYEQAAAHIHRYLSLDKSVIELSRQGKEGGIIDANLKLLQEAEQRLKTIVTEKFDTAMKQGDLPQVERFFKIFPLLGLHEEGLSKFSEYLCKQVANKAEENLQLVMGTDMSDRRAAVIFADTLTLLFEGIARIVETHQPIVETYYGPGRLYTLIKHLQVECDRQVEKVVDKFIKERDYHRQFQQVQNSMMRSSSAEKIEPRELDPILTEVTLMNARSELYLRFIKRRVIADFEVGDAMASEEVKQEHQKYLDKLLNNCLLSCTMQELIGYYITMEEYFMRETVNKAVAMDSYEKGQLTSSMVDDVFYIVKKCIGRALSSSSIDCLCAMINHSTTELESDFREVLYNKLKQGFPATTFQDFQRGVTSAVNIMHSSLQQGKFDTKGIESTDEAKQSFLVTLNNVEVCSENIMTLKKTLESDCSKLLSQGFGGEQAQAKIESCLSDMAAVSNKFRDLLQEGLNELNSTAIKPQVKPWINLFLSVSHNIEEEEFSDYEANDPWVQQFIVNLEQQMTEFKAGLSPVIYDTLTGLMTSLIAIELEKVLLKSTFSRLGGLQFDKELRSLIAYLTTVTTWTIRDKFARLSQMATILNLERVTEILDYWGPNSGPLTWRLTPAEVRQVLALRIDFRSEDIKRLRL from the exons ATGGCGGCGGCCACGACGCCGGGAGCGAAGGCGCCGCCGGGGGAGAGTGGCGGCCCCGCCGCCTCCGCCCTATCTATGGAGCGCATCCAGTCGCTGACCGATCTGGCCGACCTGGAGGCCGCCTACAGCCGGCTGTGTGAGGAGGAG aaagtcgtgcaggaagagctggatgccctcctggagcagcaaagCACTATAGAGAATAAGATGGTTGCTCTTCATCGCATGGG CCCTAACCTGCAGCTGATCGAGGGGGAtgcccagcagctggcagggatgaTCACCTTCACTTGCAATCTGGCTGAGAATGTCAGCAGCAAAGTCCGTCAGCTCGACCTTGCCAAG AACCGACTCTATCAGGCCATTCAGAGAGCTGATGACATCCTTGACCTGAAGTTCTGCATGGATGGAGTTCAGGCAGCCCTGAGAAATGAAGACTATGAACAAGCAGCAGCTCATATCCATCGCTATCTGTCTCTGGACAAGTCAGTGATTGAGCTCAGTCGTCAGGGCAAGGAAG GGGGAATAATTGATGCCAACCTGAagctcctgcaggaagcagagcagcgTCTGAAGACAATTGTTACGGAGAAATTTGACACAGCTATGAAGCAGGGAGACCTGCCCCAGGTGGAACGGTTCTTCAAGATCTTTCCTCTGCTAGGCTTACATGAAGAGGGGCTGAGCAAGTTCTCTGAGTACCTCTGCAAGCAG GTGGCCAACAAAGCAGAAGAGAACCTGCAGCTGGTGATGGGGACAGACATGAGTGACCGTCGAGCTGCTGTCATCTTTGCAGACACCCTGACACTCCTCTTTGAAG ggATTGCTCGCATTGTGGAGACCCACCAGCCCATTGTGGAGACCTACTATGGGCCAGGGAGGCTCTACACCCTCATCAAGCACCTGCAGGTGGAGTGTGACCGGCAGGTGGAGAAGGTGGTGGACAAGTTCATCAAGGAGAGGGACTATCACAGGCAG TTCCAGCAAGTCCAGAATAGCATGATGAGAAGTTCTTCTGCAGAGAAGATTGAACCAAG GGAGCTTGACCCTATTTTAACAGAAGTCACTCTGATGAATGCCCGCAGTGAGCTCTACTTGAGGTTCATCAAGAGACGAGTAATAGCTGATTTTGAGGTGGGAGATGCCATGGCCTCAGAGGAGGTAAAGCAAG AGCATCAAAAATACCTGGACAAGCTCCTCAACAACTGTCTGCTGAGCTGCACCATGCAAGAGCTCATTGGCTACTACATCACCATGGAGGAATACTTCATGAGGGAGACTGTCAATAAG GCTGTTGCCATGGACAGCTATGAGAAGGGCCAGCTCACCTCCAGCATGGTGGATGATGTGTTTTATATAGTGAAGAAATGCATTGGACGTGCTCTGTCCAGCTCCAGCATAGACTGTCTCTGTGCTATGATCAACCACTCCACCACTGAGCTGGAGTCTGACTTCAG GGAGGTTTTATACAACAAGCTGAAGCAGGGCTTCCCAGCCACAACCTTTCAAGACTTCCAGAGAGGGGTGACCAGTGCTGTGAACATCAtgcacagcagcctgcagcagggcaagTTTGACACCAAAGGCATTGAAAGCACTGACGAGGCCAAGCAGTCCTTTCTG GTGACCTTAAACAATGTGGAAGTCTGCAGTGAAAACATCATGACCCTGAAGAAGACTTTGGAG AGTGACTGCAGCAAACTGCTTAGCCAAGGATTTGGGGGTGAGCAAGCACAGGCCAAGATTGAGAGCTGCCTCTCGGACATGGCTGCTGTCTCCAACAAGTTCCGtgacctgctgcag GAAGGTCTCAATGAGCTCAACAGCACAGCCATCAAACCTCAGGTGAAGCCGTGGATCAACTTATTCCTCTCTGTCTCCCACAACATCGAAGAG GAGGAGTTCAGTGACTATGAGGCCAATGATCCCTGGGTTCAGCAGTTCATCGTCAATCTGGAACAGCAGATGACAGAGTTCAAG GCTGGACTGTCTCCAGTGATTTATGATACTCTCACTGGTCTTATGACCAGTCTCATAGCCATTGAACTGGAGAAAGTGCTGCTCAAATCCACCTTCAGCAGG CTTGGTGGTCTGCAGTTTGACAAGGAGCTGAGGTCCCTCATAGCCTATCTCACCACAGTCACCACGTGGACTATCCGTGACAAGTTTGCCCGTCTTTCCCAAATGGCCACCATCCTCAACCTGGAAAGG GTGACAGAGATTCTGGATTACTGGGGTCCAAACTCGGGTCCGCTGACGTGGCGCCTCACTCCCGCCGAGGTGCGGCAGGTGCTGGCGCTCCGCATCGACTTCCGCAGCGAGGACATCAAGCGGCTGCGCCTCTAG